Below is a window of Mycobacterium dioxanotrophicus DNA.
GGGCACCAAGGGCCTGTCGCTGTTCTTCGTACCGAAGTTCCTCTTCGACTTCGAGACCGGCGAGCTGGGCGAGCGCAACGGCGTCTACGTCACCAACGTCGAGCACAAGATGGGCCTGAAGGTTTCGGCCACCTGTGAGCTGACCTTCGGCCAGCACGACAAGCCTGCCAAGGGCTGGCTGGTCGGCGAGGTGCACAACGGCATCGCGCAGATGTTCGACGTCATCGAGCAGGCCCGCATGATGGTCGGTACCAAGGCCATCGCGACCCTCTCGACCGGTTACCTCAACGCCCTCGAATACGCCAAGGAGCGCGTGCAGGGTGCCGACCTGACCCAGATGATGGACAAGACCGCCCCGCGCGTCACCATCACCCATCACCCCGACGTCCGTCGCAGCCTGATGACCCAGAAGTCCTACGCCGAGGGCATGCGCGCGCTGTACCTGTACACCGCGACCTTCCAGGACAAGGACGTCGCCAAGGCGCTGCACGGCATCGACGGCGAACTGGCGCACAAGGTCAACGACCTGCTGCTGCCGGTGGTCAAGGGCTTCGGCTCCGAGCAGGCTTACGCCAAGCTGACCGAGAGCCTGCAGACCCTGGGCGGCTCCGGCTTCCTGCAGGACTACCCGATCGAGCAGTACATCCGCGACGCGAAGATCGACTCGCTCTACGAGGGCACCACCGCCATCCAGGCGCAGGACTTCTTCTTCCGCAAGATCGTCCGCGACAAGGGTCAGGCGCTGGCGTTCGTGGCCGGCGAGATCGAGCAGTTCATCAAGAACGAGTCGGGCAACGGCCGGCTGAAGACCGAGCGTGCGCTGCTGGCCACCGCGCTGGAGGACGTGCAAGGCATGGCCGCCAGCCTGACCGGCTACCTGATGGCCGCGCAGGAGGATGCCAAGAGCATCTACAAGGTCGGCCTCGGCTCGGTGCGCTTCCTGCTGTCGGTCGGCGACCTGCTCCTGGGCTGGCTGCTGCTGCGCCAGGCCGCAGTGGCCATCGAGAAGCTCGACGCGGGTGTCACCGGCGACGAAAAGACGTACCTTGACGGCAAGATCGCCGCGGCGTCGTTCTTCGCCAAGAACATGCTGCCGCTGCTCACCAGCACCCGCCAGGTTGTCGAGACGCTCGACAACGACGTGATGGAGCTGGACGAGGCGTCGTTCTAAACCGCTCAAACATGAAGTGGCCCTCGGGTTTATCCCGAGGGCCACTTTTGTTCGCGTCAGCGCCTCAGCGGTTTCGCACCCCAACCCCGAGCACGTCGCGTAGGTAGCTGATGCTCTCCTCGCACGCTCGAATCTCTTTCTTGCGGGCGATTTCGATCGGATCGCTCCCCTGCTCGAACTCGACCTCGAACGTGACTCGGCGCAGTCGAGTCGCGCGTTCTCGCAAGGTATTGAGCACCTTGACGCAGTCGATGTCTCCTTGGCCAATGGGCGCACCGATCCAGTGCGTGCCGTTGGGGTCGACGACGAGCTTGTTGTCGCAGAAATGCACACAGTTGGCATAGGGAGCCATCTTTTCGATGCAGCCTTCCGGACCTTCGAGGACCACGAACGAATTGATCGTGTCGACACACGTGCCGACTGCCGGGTGGTCCAGCTGCCGAACCAGCCAGACCACCTCGTCCGCGTAGGTGTCGCAATGGTTTTCGATTGCGATCTGCAGATCAAGCTCGTCGAGCAGGTCGAGGTTGGCCTTGAACTCCGCCAGTCGGTTTTCGAGCTGCCGCATGACGTCGGGGTGGAAACACGTCCCGTACAACGGCCGTGGACGGTCGATGTCCAGGCTGAACTTGACGAGATCGGCACCCATCGCCTTCGCGTTGCGAAGTGCGTCGACCACAGTGGAATTGACGCGCGGATCCGACGGTGCGTCGAACGACACGTTGTATTCGAGGTAAAGACCGTGCTCCTCGGCGGCGGCCTTCACCTGCGCGAGACGGGCCTCATCGAGCGACTCGAGGTCGACATTGGTGATGTGCAGGCCGTCGAGTTGCCATTCCACGGCCAGATCCATGAGCTGCAGCAGATCGATGGATCTCTCGAACGCATGCGCGTGGTCGAATCCCCAGCTCTCACCCAGCCCGCTGAGGTGCAGCGAGTAGGTGTGCATGCCGAGTTGGTAGCGCGGCGTGGTCTCGGTCATTACGCGGGTCCCTTTCCGCTCAGGCGGCACGTTTGACTGCGGACGCGGGCGTGTTGTTCACGGCGCAGGATTCTCCCAAGGTCATGCCGCGGGTCTCGGGCGCCCACATGATCGACACCCCGGCACCGATGAAGGTGACTACCGCACCGACGATCATCGTGGCTCCGGTACCGAGGTGCGCCAGCGACACCGGCACCAGGTAGGTGCCCACCGCCGCACCGATACGGCTCAACGATGAGGCCAGCCCGACGGCCGATCCGCGGATCTCGGTGGGGAACAATTCGTTTGGATAGATCCACTGCAGGATCTGGGTGCCGCCGATCGTCACGGCGTAGCCGGCGAAGAGCGCCAACACGATCCACGCCGACGCGTTCGGGAAGAGGCCCAACAAGAGCAACGCCAGGCCGGCCCACGCGAAGCTGTGGATGATCAGCGTCCGGCGTCCCATCCGGTTGACCAGGACCAGGCCGACGATGCAGCCGACCAGGAACATCAAGGTGATGAACGCCGAACCGTAGTTGGCCAGGGCGCCGGTGAGACCGAGGGCCCCAAGGATTTTCGGCCCGAAGGCGTAGACCGCGAACAGCGGCACGATCGAGCATGTCCAGAAGATCGTGATGAACACCATCCGCTTGCCGTAGCCACCTCGGATCAGCGCACCGATGCGAAGGTTTTCCGACACCTCCTCGGGCAGGTCCTCCACCGAGGCACCCGGTCCGAAGACCTTCACCAATACCGCATTCGCTTCCTCGACCCGGCCCTTCTTGAGCAGCCAGCGCGGGGACTCGGGAGTGCCCAGCCGTGCCAGGACGATGAGGATGGCCGGTACGGCGGGGCTGGCCAGCATCCAGCGCCAGCCACCGTCGAAGTGGACCAGGATCTCACCGACGATGTACGCCGCGACGGCGCCGACGAACCACATGGCGACGAATGCGCCGAGCAGGGGGCCGCGCCATTTGCGTGGCGAGAACTCGGCCAGCAGCGATGTGGCGATCGGATAATCCGCGCCGACGGCCATGCCGATCAGCAGCCGCAGCACGACCAGCCACAGCACGTCTCCGACAAAGAACTGCGCGATGGAGCAGGCGATGATCAGCGCCAGATCGATGGTGAACAGCACCTGGCGGCCGAACTTGTCGGTGAGCCAGCCACCCACGAAGGCACCCAGGAAGATGCCGATCAGTGCCGATGCCCCGACCAGGCCCTCCTGGGCTGTGGACATGTTGAATGCGGGGCTGATCTGGACCAGCGCGACACCGATGATGGACAGCACATAGCCGTCGAGGAACGGTCCGCCCGAGGCGTAGAGCGCGAGCCGCTTGTGAAACGCCGACAACGGGGCGTCATCGAGTGGGTGACCGGTGGTCATGACCGGGCCTCCTTGGTGGTTGCCTGCGAGCAGAGGATGGCGGTGCGCGCGAGAGCCGGCGTCAAAGCCGGCGGGCGGTTTGCAGTGGTCATGTGATTCCTTCGCGGTGATGGAGACCATCGGCCTAGGGAGGATGTGATGTCTGCCACTCTAAATGTGATCACAGATCACCGTCAAGATTAGATCTGTGATCACTTGAGAATTTTTCAGCGATCGCCCGTTAGAAGCGCACGCACAGAGACGAGTCCGGCGCCACGGGCGTCATGCAACAAGAAGACAACCCGGGAACGGCGGCGATCCACCGGTGCGGCCTTGCCTGGGCGCCGGCGGTGGCACAACTACATTGCCGATGAAATGGCCTGGCCATCAATGCCTTTGGGCCAGGACCGGGGCTTACATGGGCGCAGCCGTCTCCGATTGCCCTTGTGCGGCCAGCAGCGCGTGGATGCGGTCGGTGGCGTTGAGGAGTGATTCGGAGTTCACCGCGGCCGCCTCCGGTCCATCGTTGGCAGCGGCGGCGTCGATCAACTTTTGCTGATAGGTCCACAGGCTTTCGTCGCTCGAGGATCCCAGTGTTCCCTGCGCACCGACCAGCTTGTACGACCGGCACTGGTGCCACAGCGTGCGGATCACCTGGACGATCACCGGATTACCCGAGGCTTCGTAGAGGATGGCCAGCAATGCCTCGTCCCGGTCCAGGTAGGCAGGTACGTCTTCTTCGACGATCGCTTGGCGCATCTGGTCGTACTCGGCCTGCATCTTGTCGCAGTCCGCGGCGGTGATCCGCTCCGCGCCGAGGCGGGCGGCCTCGACCTCGAGGAGGCGGCGCACGTCGTACACGTGCACCAACTCCTCGAGGGTGAGGCCCTTGACGACTGCGCCCCGGTGCGGTTGTCGTTCGGCCAGGCCGGCCTCCTCAAGGCGGCGGATCGCCTCGCGGACCGGCATGACGCTGGTGCCGACCATCGCGGCCATGTCGCGGACCCGCAGCCTTGACCCCACAGGAAGCTCGCCGCTGAGGATCGCGTCGCGGATCACGCCGTAGACCTGGTCTGTCACCAATGTTGTCTGGACCGATGTGACCACAGATCACATGTTACTGCGGGTCAGGTCAGTGACCGCTCGCGTTGCAGCAAGTCAAGCGCTGCTTCCACCCGGGCGAGGTCGGCCGGTGACAGGTCGGCCGTCGGCCGGCGCGGACGGCCCACAGCCTCGCCGAGGTAGCGCTGCGCCGCCTTGACCGCGGGGATGAACGGAACGGAGATCATCGCATCGATCACCGGGTAGACCCGCTTCCATTCAACCAGGGCCGCGGCGTAGTCCCCGTCGACGATCGAGCGGTATACCGCCACGATTTCACGCGGCACGACGTTCGCGGTGCCGGCCATGACACCCGCGGCACCTTCGGCCAGGGCACTGAAAATGTAGCTGTCCCAACCGATGAAGGTGTCGATGTGGTCACGGTGATGGTGGATGAGTTGCAGCGCCTGTTCCCAGTTGGCGCTGGAATCCTTGACGTAGCGGATGTTGTCGACCTCGCGGGCAAGGGACCCGATCGTGTCGGCGTCGAGGTTGGTTCCGGTCGCCACAGGAATGTTGTAGAGCATCACCGGCAACTGGACCGCTGCGGCGACATCCTTGATGTAGGCGGTGGTCTCGTCCACCGTCAGCGGCTCGTAGTAGGGCGTGACGAGCATCAGCACGTCGGCCCCGGCCGTCTCGGCGGCCCGCGACAGGCGGATGGCTTCCGCCGTCGTGGTCGCACCGGTCTGCGCGATCACCGGGACGCGACCGGACACATGTTCGACGACCGTCTCCACCAGGTCGCGGCGCTCGTCGTGGCTCAGAGCGGCGAATTCACCGGTGGACCCGCCGACCACAACCCCGTGGACGCCGCCGTCGATGGTGCGATCCACGATGCGCTTGAGAGCAAGGGTGTCGATCTGCTCGTCTGCGGTGAACGGCGTGGACAGTGCGGTGAGGACACCGCGCAATTCTGTTGTCATGTTGGGTCTTTCTCTCGTTCAGCTGGCGGCCGGGGTGGACGTGGTGGAGGGCACGCTGGTGAGCGTGCGGGTCTGGTATTCGCGGGACAGTCGGCTGGCGGCTTCCTGGGCCGCGGTGAATCCGGAACTGATCGCGGTCTCGGTGTAGAGCGTGCCGAGGTAATCACCGGCGAGGAACACCCGCTCCGAGGGCCGGGTCAGGACAGGCTGCAGCTTGCCGCGTCCGGGGAAGCAGTAGGGAGCACCGGTGTGCCAACGCTGGACGTGGGCCTCTTCGACGATTCCGCCGAAGCCGGGCAGGATCTGGTCGAGATCGTCGACATAGGTCTTGATGATCTCGTCGTCGCTGCGGTCGAGGAGCTTGCGGGCCAGGCTGGCCGGCGAGAACGTCATGAGGCTGCCGCCGGGCTGTCGGTGCCGTTCCATGCCGCGCACGATGTTGCCCATGTTCAGCGCGACGTTGAAAGAGCGCTTGGGCGTGGCGATTCCGTACGCTCCGTCCCACTTCTGCGGGGTGGTCTCGTTGGTCAGGAACGCGGCGCTGACGTAGGGCCCGTAGACGATCGCCGAGAGCGCTTCCCGCAGATCGGCGGGCAGGTCGACCGCGACCCGGTGGCTGACCGTGGCCGGCGTCGCCAGGACGACGTAACGGGCTTCCACCTCTTTGTCCACACCGTCTTGGGTGTAGCGCACGACGACCGAATTCTTTTTGTGGACAACCTCGTTCACGGCTGCACCGAGCTGGATGCGGTCGCGCACCGACGCCGCGATGTTCTCGGTCAAGGTGGACGGACCACCCAAGATGCTGCGATCCAGCCCCTGCCCGATGTTCCAGACCAGGCTGAAATATCCGATGCCTGCGCCTGCCGCCAGTTCGTCGGGGTCCGCCGCCGAACGCGTGATGGTCGGGCGGAAAAGCGCTTCGGCGTCCTCGGGAAGATCCCCGATGTAATCGGCGAAGGTGCGGTTGTTCTCGAACTCGTAGATGCGCTGCTGACGCACCTCGCTCGATTCCCCGGCACGCATCCGCACGGCGCGGGCGTAGCGCAAGACGTCGAGACCGACTTTGGCGCCGGCGCGGATCAGGGCGACACGGGAAGCCATCGGCATCGGAACCCGCAGGGGATAGCTCTGAACGGGCCCGTCCAGCAACAGCTTTCCGTTCATCGCCAAGCCGGTCAGCGAACCCGGTACCTTCACCGAGCCGGTGCCGGTCTCGGCCAGCAGGGCATCGGTGGCGGTGTTGGCGCCGGCGAAGACGTGCCCGCCCCAGTTCAGGAAATACCGTCCGCGCTTCTCCGACCGGATGCGGCCACCTACCCGGGTGCCGGATTCCAACACGAGCGTGTCCCAGTGCCGCAGCCGCCATGCCGCCGACAGCCCGGACAGGCCGCCTCCGACAATCACGACGTCCTTCATCGTTTGGTCCTCTCGTTCAGGCTCCCGGCGCCCTGCCGCGGTGAGCGTTGAAGTCTTCAGCTGTGAAGCCCCAGGTCTGGAACGGAGTCACTCAGCCGGTCAGTGCTGGCGCGGGCCGCTTCGGGAATCTGAGATCTGGGTCTCATCCGAGAGTAGGTTGTGATCACAGATCACACAAGTCGCGATTTTGGGGTACCCGCAGCCCGGCAGGGACCGGACACACTGTCGAAGCGGGTGTGATGTCCTCGGCCATCCTCGGCGGCACGGCATGGCCGCCACCCGGCAAACTGGTGCAGTGACCGAAGCCCGTGGCATCCTGCTGGTCGTCGCCCTGATGGCGACGACGGCACTGACCCTCGCTCTGGGGATCACCGATCCCGCCGCCCCGCTGACCTACCCGACGAAGTTCCTGGTGTGGAACCTGGTGCTGGCATGGATCCCGATGATCTTCGCGGTGGCCTTCGACCTCGTCGAGCGTCGCCTGTGGCTACTACCGCTCGGCCTCGGCTGGTTGGCATTCCTGCCCAATGCGCCCTACCTTGTCACCGATCTGGTGCACCTCGGTGAGGGCTACGAGTTGTGGCGGCACGTACTGCAGTACGGCTTCGCCGCATGGACCGGCATTCTGCTCGGAGTCGTGTCACTACTGTTGGTGCACAAGCGAATCGAGCGCGACTTCGGCGGCGTCTGGGGTTGGTTGGTTGCGGTCCTGTCGGTGGGTCTGTGCGCAGTGGGCGTGGTGATCGGCCGGTTTCAACGGTGGAACTCCTGGGATCTGGTGACCCGTCCCGACGCGGTCGTGGCGGCGACGTTCGAGTGGGTGCGCTCACCGTTGTCCTACGTCCAGTCGACTGGGGTGGCGATGGCCGTGGCAGCGTTCTTCGGCTTGGCGTACCTGACCATCTGGGCACTGAACGGTTTGTATTCGCGCAGTTAGCCTCACACCGGCGATTCGTGGGTCAACGCGTGATAGCCCTTGGCGCCGGCCCGGTCCACGGCAGCCCGCACCAAGCCGAAGACCAAGCCCTGGATGGCCGCTGCCGTCAACGCCTTGGAGGCCGACCGATCGAGATCCTTGGGATCGGGCGGTTCTCGATTGGGCTCGTCGATACGCTTCCACACCTGGCTGAACAACGCGCTCGCCAGCAGGCCGCCCGCCACACTCGTCGCGATCGACAGCGGCAGGTACAACACTTTCGACGTACGGCTCACGGGTCCTCCTCCGTTCGGGGTGACCCGGTGGATACCCAGAACGGACGCAAACACACGTTTCGGGCGGCGCGCTGTCGGGCACTGCTGTGGAGTAGCAGAACGCCTGCAGAAGGGTCCAACGAATGACCACCCAACAGAAACCCATCAGCGAAGCGTCCATACCTCAGCTCGTCGGCCAGTTACAGGAGCAGACGACACGGCTTGTGCGTGACGAAATCCGGCTGGCCCAGCGAGAGTTCCAGGAGTCCGCCCGGCACGCCGGAATCGGTGCGGGGCTGATCAGCGTCGCGGGATTGCTCGCGGTGCTCGGCCTCATGACCGTAATTGCCGCCGCGGTCGCAGCGATCGCGCTGGTGCTGCCCGTGTGGGCCGCCGCGATCATCGTCGCCGCGGTGCTGTTCATCGGCGCCGGAGTCGCGACATTGATCAGCCGCAGACAGGCCCAACAGGTGCCGCCACCAGCAGTCGCGTCAGCCGAGAGCATCAAGCACGACTTCGACGACATCAAGGAGGCTCGGCATGGCCGCCGCTGATCGACTGCCCCAGGAACCGGGTCCAGACGCCGGAATCGATGAACTGCAATCCGACATTGCCAAAACGCGCAGTGAGCTCAGCGAGACCGTGGCGGCCATGTCCGACAAGTTGGACGTCAAGGGCCGCGCCCAGGACAAGGCGGCCGAGACCAAGGAAGCCGTCGTCGAACGTGCACACGCGGCGACCGACGCCGCCAAATCCGCGCCGGCGGTGCCGGCGGCTGCAGTGGTCGCGGTGCTTGCGGCGATCGGGTTCGTATGGTGGTGGCGTCGTCGAGACCGCTGACGGGTCAGAAGACCGTGTACACCTTCAGAACCGTCTCGTGGATGTCCCACGTACCGGTCCAGCCCTTGGGGAACACTGCGTTGTCGCCGGCTTTCACCTCGTAGGGTGCGCCACCTTCTTCGGTGACGGTCATCCGGCCGGCCAGCACGGTGATGGTCTCGTTGGTCTCGAACACCCACCGCGACGGGCCAGGCGCACACTGCCAGATGCCCACTTCGTGAATGCCCTCACCGGTCCACAGTTTCTTTCCCGCGGTGGCCATGGGCGCGGCGGTGGCCTCGGGCAGCGGCCCCCAGTCCTCGAGCTCCACCGAATTGATGTCGCTGACGATCACGGCAGTCTCGGTTGACGTGTTTGACGTTGTCATTCATTACCTTTCTGGTTGGGTGAATTCGCTACGGGCACAGCCGTAATGGCAGTGAGTAGTAGTGCCGTGAGGCGTCGGTGTTCTTGATGACCGGCTCTCCGGCGAGCTCGATGCGTGAATAACGCGCGGCGATCCGTTCCCACACCACCCGCACCTCGGCCTCGGCCAGCAGGCGTCCCTGGCAACTGTGGCTGCCGAAGCTGAACGTCAGGTTGCGCGACTGCTCCGGGGGCCGCCTGAAGTCGAACTCGTGTGGATTGTCGAACACGTCCGGATCCCGGTTGGCTGCGCCCATCACCAGGCGCAGGACGCTGCCGGCAGGAATGTGGACGCCTCGGATGACGAGGTCCTCTGTTGTCGTGCGGGTGATCACCGGTTCGGGCGCATCGAAGCGGACCAACTCGGTGACGATGGCCTGCCGCACATCGGGTTCGGCTCGGAACGCGTCGAAGATGTCCGGTCTGCGGGTGAAGAGCTGCAGCCCTGACGAGATCAGGTAGCTGGCGTCCATATGGCCGACGAAGTAGAAGAACAGCGTCGTCGCGAAGACTTCGGCCTCGGACATCTCACCGCTGTCCTGCAGGGCCAGCAGATGGTTCAGCAGCCCGTCGCCTGGATTCGCCCGGCCGTGCTCGATGAGAAATGCGGTGCGGGCGCGCATGTATTCGTGTGCCTCTTCGCAGGCTTCGAAGTCGCCGGCATCCGGTACGGCGCTGAGCACCGGCATGGCCTTACGCATCTCCCGCCGCACCGACTCGATGTCGTCCTCGGGAACCTGCAAGAGCCGGCACACAGTGACATGGGTGGCCTCGACCCCGAGATCTGATCCGTCGACCAGCCCGTCGTCACCAACACGATCGAGGATCTCGTCGGTGACTTCGGCCGTGATCTTGACCCAGTCCTGAATCCGCTTGGGGGTCAACCACTTACTGGTCATACGCCGGAGCCGGGTGTGGTCTGGTTCGTCGTGGCCCAGGGACATGTCCTTGAGAACTCGCCAAGCGCCTGCCTTCTCCCATTCGGGGGCGATGACCACCGATGGCAGCCGGCCGTAGTGCATGAGGTCGTCGAACTTCGTGAGGACGAACGTTCCGTCCTCATCTCTTGAGACCGGCGCCTCGGCTTGCGCGCGGGCATAGAACGGGTAGGGGTCGACACGTAGCTGCGGGTCCTTCCATGGCAGGAAGTCGCGAGTAGCTGGGCATTCGGCCTGGACTGTCGTCACGGCACTTTCCTCTCAATCCTATTGAATCTGTTGTGGCGCCGCCTGATCGGACATCACATACGGGTTGGAATGACGGCGTCGGGTGTCTCGGCTTCTCCGGTGTCGGCCCGGCCGAGCCCGGCGAAGATGCGAGGCTTGGCGGAACGGAAGTAGAGGGCCAAGCCGGCTCCGATCACCAGCGAGGCGGCCAGCACGATGAGCAGTCCGAGGTTCTGGCCGGGTTCTCCGCCGACGACGAGGTCGAAGTGCAGCACGCTGAGGACCACGGTGCCACCGAGCGTGATGGTGGCCAGGCCGGGTGCGACGTAGCACTTGAAGACGTTGGCGTCGGCGGGGATCCCCTTGCGGCTGAACCACACGATGACTGCGAAGCTGACCAATGCCATCAGGGTCAGGATGCCGACGGTGGCGAGGCCGAACAGTTGCGCATCGAGTCCTTCACCCTCGGGGTGGGTGATGCCGAGGATGATCAACAGTGCGGCGACCACGATTGCCACGGCGACCGAGGCACGGGCTGGCGAGTGGTGTCGCAGGTGGACGTGAGCGAAGAAGGCGGGCAGCGCCTTGTCGCGGCCGAGGTTGTAGAAGTAGCGGGATGCCACATTGTGCACGGAGATGGCTGCCGCCAACTCGGAGGTGATGATCATCATGAAGGTCAGCTGCGTGAAGAACCCGGCCGCGAGATGACCGATGGCGCTGGGGAACATCATCTTCGGGTCTTCGGTGGCGGCCTGGACTGCGTTGGATCCGTAGGCGGTGGTGAGCAGGTAGCAGGACACGGTGTAGAGGACACCGACGAAGGCGACCGCGCCATAGGTGGCACGCGGAATGGTCGTATCCGGGTCTCGGACTTCGTCGCGGAATACTGCGGTGGCCTCAAAGCCGAGGAAGATCATGATGGCGAAGAGCAGTCCGATGCCGACGTCGCCCTGCGACAGGGAGGCGGGGTTGAGCGGCGCAAGGGCAAATCCCTGCGGCCCGCCGCCATGCACCAGTACGGCGACGTTGAAGATCACGACGATGGTGACCTCCAAAACCATGGCGACGCTGAGGATTTTGGCCGACAACTCGATATGGAAGTAACAGAGGATGCTGACGATGGTCCAGGCGATGATCGTCCACAGCCACCACGGCGTCTGGGGTCCGCCCATGCTGCTGATCAGTTCAGTCAGAGTCATGCCGATGAAGGGGAAACAGCCGCCGAGCATGAGAACGTAGGACACGATCGCCAAGAAGGCCGAGCCGAGGCCGGT
It encodes the following:
- a CDS encoding acyl-CoA dehydrogenase; this encodes MSHYKSNVRDQVFNLFDVFGLDKALGTGDYTDLDADTAREMLSEMARLAEGPIGDSFADGDRNPPVFDPKTHTVTLPESFKKSVRAAIDGGWDKVGLYEELGGVPAPKALLWALNEHILGANPAVWMYAGGAAFAQIFYDNATEEQKKWAVLASERGWGATMVLTEPDAGSDVGAGRTKAVKQDDGSWHIDGVKRFITSADSDDLFENIFHLVLARPEGAGPGTKGLSLFFVPKFLFDFETGELGERNGVYVTNVEHKMGLKVSATCELTFGQHDKPAKGWLVGEVHNGIAQMFDVIEQARMMVGTKAIATLSTGYLNALEYAKERVQGADLTQMMDKTAPRVTITHHPDVRRSLMTQKSYAEGMRALYLYTATFQDKDVAKALHGIDGELAHKVNDLLLPVVKGFGSEQAYAKLTESLQTLGGSGFLQDYPIEQYIRDAKIDSLYEGTTAIQAQDFFFRKIVRDKGQALAFVAGEIEQFIKNESGNGRLKTERALLATALEDVQGMAASLTGYLMAAQEDAKSIYKVGLGSVRFLLSVGDLLLGWLLLRQAAVAIEKLDAGVTGDEKTYLDGKIAAASFFAKNMLPLLTSTRQVVETLDNDVMELDEASF
- a CDS encoding sugar phosphate isomerase/epimerase family protein; this translates as MTETTPRYQLGMHTYSLHLSGLGESWGFDHAHAFERSIDLLQLMDLAVEWQLDGLHITNVDLESLDEARLAQVKAAAEEHGLYLEYNVSFDAPSDPRVNSTVVDALRNAKAMGADLVKFSLDIDRPRPLYGTCFHPDVMRQLENRLAEFKANLDLLDELDLQIAIENHCDTYADEVVWLVRQLDHPAVGTCVDTINSFVVLEGPEGCIEKMAPYANCVHFCDNKLVVDPNGTHWIGAPIGQGDIDCVKVLNTLRERATRLRRVTFEVEFEQGSDPIEIARKKEIRACEESISYLRDVLGVGVRNR
- a CDS encoding MFS transporter; translated protein: MTTGHPLDDAPLSAFHKRLALYASGGPFLDGYVLSIIGVALVQISPAFNMSTAQEGLVGASALIGIFLGAFVGGWLTDKFGRQVLFTIDLALIIACSIAQFFVGDVLWLVVLRLLIGMAVGADYPIATSLLAEFSPRKWRGPLLGAFVAMWFVGAVAAYIVGEILVHFDGGWRWMLASPAVPAILIVLARLGTPESPRWLLKKGRVEEANAVLVKVFGPGASVEDLPEEVSENLRIGALIRGGYGKRMVFITIFWTCSIVPLFAVYAFGPKILGALGLTGALANYGSAFITLMFLVGCIVGLVLVNRMGRRTLIIHSFAWAGLALLLLGLFPNASAWIVLALFAGYAVTIGGTQILQWIYPNELFPTEIRGSAVGLASSLSRIGAAVGTYLVPVSLAHLGTGATMIVGAVVTFIGAGVSIMWAPETRGMTLGESCAVNNTPASAVKRAA
- a CDS encoding GntR family transcriptional regulator, which codes for MVTSVQTTLVTDQVYGVIRDAILSGELPVGSRLRVRDMAAMVGTSVMPVREAIRRLEEAGLAERQPHRGAVVKGLTLEELVHVYDVRRLLEVEAARLGAERITAADCDKMQAEYDQMRQAIVEEDVPAYLDRDEALLAILYEASGNPVIVQVIRTLWHQCRSYKLVGAQGTLGSSSDESLWTYQQKLIDAAAANDGPEAAAVNSESLLNATDRIHALLAAQGQSETAAPM
- the dapA gene encoding 4-hydroxy-tetrahydrodipicolinate synthase, whose product is MTTELRGVLTALSTPFTADEQIDTLALKRIVDRTIDGGVHGVVVGGSTGEFAALSHDERRDLVETVVEHVSGRVPVIAQTGATTTAEAIRLSRAAETAGADVLMLVTPYYEPLTVDETTAYIKDVAAAVQLPVMLYNIPVATGTNLDADTIGSLAREVDNIRYVKDSSANWEQALQLIHHHRDHIDTFIGWDSYIFSALAEGAAGVMAGTANVVPREIVAVYRSIVDGDYAAALVEWKRVYPVIDAMISVPFIPAVKAAQRYLGEAVGRPRRPTADLSPADLARVEAALDLLQRERSLT
- a CDS encoding protoporphyrinogen/coproporphyrinogen oxidase, producing MKDVVIVGGGLSGLSAAWRLRHWDTLVLESGTRVGGRIRSEKRGRYFLNWGGHVFAGANTATDALLAETGTGSVKVPGSLTGLAMNGKLLLDGPVQSYPLRVPMPMASRVALIRAGAKVGLDVLRYARAVRMRAGESSEVRQQRIYEFENNRTFADYIGDLPEDAEALFRPTITRSAADPDELAAGAGIGYFSLVWNIGQGLDRSILGGPSTLTENIAASVRDRIQLGAAVNEVVHKKNSVVVRYTQDGVDKEVEARYVVLATPATVSHRVAVDLPADLREALSAIVYGPYVSAAFLTNETTPQKWDGAYGIATPKRSFNVALNMGNIVRGMERHRQPGGSLMTFSPASLARKLLDRSDDEIIKTYVDDLDQILPGFGGIVEEAHVQRWHTGAPYCFPGRGKLQPVLTRPSERVFLAGDYLGTLYTETAISSGFTAAQEAASRLSREYQTRTLTSVPSTTSTPAAS
- a CDS encoding DUF1361 domain-containing protein gives rise to the protein MTEARGILLVVALMATTALTLALGITDPAAPLTYPTKFLVWNLVLAWIPMIFAVAFDLVERRLWLLPLGLGWLAFLPNAPYLVTDLVHLGEGYELWRHVLQYGFAAWTGILLGVVSLLLVHKRIERDFGGVWGWLVAVLSVGLCAVGVVIGRFQRWNSWDLVTRPDAVVAATFEWVRSPLSYVQSTGVAMAVAAFFGLAYLTIWALNGLYSRS
- a CDS encoding DUF4235 domain-containing protein gives rise to the protein MSRTSKVLYLPLSIATSVAGGLLASALFSQVWKRIDEPNREPPDPKDLDRSASKALTAAAIQGLVFGLVRAAVDRAGAKGYHALTHESPV
- a CDS encoding phage holin family protein; amino-acid sequence: MTTQQKPISEASIPQLVGQLQEQTTRLVRDEIRLAQREFQESARHAGIGAGLISVAGLLAVLGLMTVIAAAVAAIALVLPVWAAAIIVAAVLFIGAGVATLISRRQAQQVPPPAVASAESIKHDFDDIKEARHGRR
- a CDS encoding DUF3618 domain-containing protein codes for the protein MAAADRLPQEPGPDAGIDELQSDIAKTRSELSETVAAMSDKLDVKGRAQDKAAETKEAVVERAHAATDAAKSAPAVPAAAVVAVLAAIGFVWWWRRRDR
- a CDS encoding cupin domain-containing protein; the encoded protein is MTTSNTSTETAVIVSDINSVELEDWGPLPEATAAPMATAGKKLWTGEGIHEVGIWQCAPGPSRWVFETNETITVLAGRMTVTEEGGAPYEVKAGDNAVFPKGWTGTWDIHETVLKVYTVF
- a CDS encoding cytochrome P450 produces the protein MTTVQAECPATRDFLPWKDPQLRVDPYPFYARAQAEAPVSRDEDGTFVLTKFDDLMHYGRLPSVVIAPEWEKAGAWRVLKDMSLGHDEPDHTRLRRMTSKWLTPKRIQDWVKITAEVTDEILDRVGDDGLVDGSDLGVEATHVTVCRLLQVPEDDIESVRREMRKAMPVLSAVPDAGDFEACEEAHEYMRARTAFLIEHGRANPGDGLLNHLLALQDSGEMSEAEVFATTLFFYFVGHMDASYLISSGLQLFTRRPDIFDAFRAEPDVRQAIVTELVRFDAPEPVITRTTTEDLVIRGVHIPAGSVLRLVMGAANRDPDVFDNPHEFDFRRPPEQSRNLTFSFGSHSCQGRLLAEAEVRVVWERIAARYSRIELAGEPVIKNTDASRHYYSLPLRLCP